A segment of the Bombus huntii isolate Logan2020A chromosome 14, iyBomHunt1.1, whole genome shotgun sequence genome:
TTACTCGGTGggtattttaatatgttagGTAAAGGTACTGAAATTCTCTGTATTAGTTAATAGTAACCGGAATAATGATGGTATCCTGGTCTTGGTGGATGATACGCAGCAGGACTTACAGGATAACTTGGATTGTACCCTGACAAGGAAGGTGGTGGAGGAGGGGAAGGTAGAATTCGCCCATCAACCGAGTCAGGTACAATATGTGGATTGCCAGAACCTGCGGGTTGAGGACTCGTTATTACCCGAGCACCGGACCCGTGTAAGTGATGTGGTCTTGAAAGAGTGAGATCTACAGTGTGACGTCCACCTGGTGTAAGATCTAAACTTACAACTCTGAGAACATCGCTATGAGGGTAGGGTGGAGGAGGAGGTGGAGGTGGTGGTGGCGGTGGAGGCGGTGGTGGAGGAGGAGGAGCTGGGGGAGGCGGTGGTGGTGGAGGAGGgggcggcggtggcggtggtggAGGTGGTGGCGGTGGAGGAACTACTGCCGCTGAAGAACCAGATGTCACCTGAGAAGATACAGGAAGAGGAGTAGGTGATATCGAATAGCTTCCAGTCCTGCTAAGATCAACACTTTGTCTTTCTGCAATTTCGTAcagatgatgatgatgataccGTGCATTTTGTATCTGTACACCAAAAGTATGATGAAATCCTCTAGCAGACATATCCAAGCCCTGAAGCTCCCCGTTTAGAACAAGAGGCTCAAAGCTAGTTCTTTCTCTAGCGAACTCTTGGTCGAGAGAATCATATTTATATGATGTTGATAGATCCAACTGCATTGATTTCTCTTTCACGGAGAGACTGAGATTTTGCACAACTGAATCACCTTCATCACTAGATAAATTGTCCGCGGATAcctgatgatgatgatggtgatggTGGTGGTGATGGTGATGGTGCACGTCTTGATATCGGGGGTTTGGTGTTCCTGAAGGTGATACCAAGTCCTCTTGttgaatatgtatataaccGTTCGGCGAAGAAACACGTGGTATTTCTTCGTGATGTAAATACTGATCAATGTTATGTGTTCTTGGTGTACCGATGTAATCAACGGGCCGATGCAGTTGATAATCGACGTGTAAATGCGTGGGTGGTGTGTTTCGGCTATCTGGTGTAGGTGCAGGAGATATCAGTTCTTCTTGTTGTTGTATATAGGACTCTAAATGGTTTGGTGATCTCTGAGGTAATGGAGATTGTAGCTGACTGGATATTGAATAAAGATTTGTGTCGCGATCATTATCATCCAATATTGGACTAGTTACTGCTCCTATATCCCGCTCAGCAGCATCAAGGGCAGCTTCAACTAACAAGCTAGCATTCGCACTTTCAGTTCTTCTATAAACACTAAGTCCCAATTTAGCATTTTCTATAATATCTTGAGTCATATTATCTTGTCTTCTGGTATTGTTTGTCGATGATGATACTTTCTCATCAATTTCCTTCCGAGTATCTTCAAACTCGTAAGAATTTCCGGTAACAACACTTGTTGATAAATGAGGTATAGTATTAGATACCACTGTTACATCTGAGGAAATTGGAGGATTGAATTCACCAAGCCATTTTTTACTTCCTTTACTTTGTAATCTGGAAGTACTATATAGATCTGTTTCTGTGCGCACACCTTCTACTGTCGATTCCAAACCGCTTGACATTGACGCACCCATCGGAAGCGAAGACGTTGTAATTCGTGAATTATGTTCTATTTTATACTTGGATGTGGGACTTGTACCAAACTCGATTATACTCGAATGTGTAGAAATACTTGGCGTTTCAATTTTCAAGTCATTTTTGCTATCATCcacagatattttattatcgttttctTGCTGaaatcataaattataaaacgaATATTGTGATTCGAAACGATTTGATCTTACGAAAATGTATAAGACAAGATATATTTTGATGAAGAACAAACCTGAGAAGTTTTTCTACTAGGTCGCGGTGTTTTTCCACGACCAACATCTTCGACGAGTCCACCGCTATATGCATCAAAGGTATAGGCAACAGATCGTTCGATTTTTGGCATCATTTCTTCTGTAAGACCATGTACTTTTTTGTAatgaaattgtaaacattgttTAGTCGTAAAAGCTGCTTTGCAACCATTTTCTTTACACctgcaattaaaaaaaaaaagaacaagcACTCAATATCGCATTTACTAAAGAAATACGAAATGAATTATCTACAGGAATATTGCGATCCTACTTGAATGGTTTTACTCCACTGTGTGTTaacatatgtattttgagATTACTCTTATTTTGGAACATTTTTCCACATCGATCACAAGTCGCGGCACCAACTACGTCTTTATGATGAACTTCTTTCATATGACGTTGAAGAGCAGCACGAGATCCCAGAAGTTTCAGACATAATTTACATTGAAACTCCCGGAGCACCTCAGACATATCTAAACATtcatttaaattgaaaataatctttATTGATAGATTTACATGCTGTACAAATGCTTACCGTTATGCATTCGTTTGATGTGCACTTTTAATTTTTGCGGCTGACAAAATTTACGACCACAAAAATCGCATAATGGCCTTGAACGTTGAGGATTTTGAGCACATCCATAAGTACGATGCATTTCAAGGTAATTCAAacgtaaaaagaattttttgcAATATTGACATTGATATGCACCTCGACCTGCGTGTAATTCCGCTGCGTGTTTCATAATATTATCCTTACCCAAAACAGCAGCTCCACATACctaaaaatatggaataaattCATATATCTATACATTtgttcaaaaatacaaaatgcGAAACAGTCGATATAAAGCGTAATTCAAATTTCATCTACCTTACAATGATATTTTCTTATGGTTAAACTATAATTCGTGTCATGAAAAATGCAGCAATGTAACCGATAGTATATTGGATGggcaaaatttaaattacatcCTCCACAATctggataaatcaaaataaaGTTAAACAAATGATATTCCTTGCTTAtacttaatttatattttgaaaagatGATACTATACTCGTTTTGTCTACTTTATTCTTCCGCGTCCATGCAGAAGATTGAGAGTCTGTCCAATACGTCAGCTCCATTCCTGACATAATATTCTGTGTAGTAACAAGGTGTAGTTCTCCCTGTTTTGTTATTACAGCTAcgcttctttcctcttttgtTTCAGCAGGCCTAATATAACGAATCCAATTACTTTTTAATGGATTAGTAGTACTTATATACGAAGCTTTACCATCATTATCTATctaaaaaaagaggaaagaagaacaatattgttttattattgGAACATTTTAAGGATATATGTGtaatgattaaaataaatatagtttatacatacaaaaataaaaaatattgcattGATTTTACCTCCCAAATGTGTCTCAtgggaaaatcatcaggaatGTCCATTTCCCTAACTGGTTGTCCAACAAGAGGACCCAGTTTAACATGCATTGGAACAGAATTTTTTGCATATATACCAAGCCCATGTTCTGAATtggtaatttttaattcaaaacATTCAGGTAGAGAGTCTCTAGCATATAATGGTCGATCTAAATCTACAGTTAATTGCTTTTCCTCTTTCTGAGTTTTCATTTTAGTTTTACATTGTTCAGTTAATAAAGATTCATCATCTGATTCATTATTATCTTCTGTTATCTTTCCATATCCTTCAGACATAGGATCATCTGATTTTATAGCCTTTGAAACTTCCGTATTTTCTTTATGTTTATTTAACCAGCTTTCATATGATATAGAATCTGAAATAGCATATTGAGGTGTTATTAATGGGCAGGCATCTTGTAAGTGACGATTATTACATTCTTGGCAGAGCTTTATTTTAATGGCTAATCTCTGTGGCTCAGACATTAGGCTTTCaacatttgtttcattttgAAGCTTTTCAATTGTAATTGGAGTTGTACCATCTATTGTAGAACAAGCATTTTTATCTTCTTGCACAATTATTCCGTCTTGCGGTGCTTTCCGCACATCGTGATGTTTACGATTTTTATGTTCATTAGTGTGTTTGTGCCTTCTTCTCCTATGTTTATGTACAAAATCATCTACAATGTCCTCA
Coding sequences within it:
- the LOC126873542 gene encoding uncharacterized protein LOC126873542 isoform X3, whose product is MFSAFNCIFLFNRHNLKCNGEEEKEMDQDKKSKTESMQTEDFIEDTREFVRRSLRKQSSGTVVESESLPVDTAQTKLSNDTDVHVRRSSRSKHHKNKAKHHKDKRKRKRRFKTESIVSPLESIKRSSSDITSGDEEQISFKKDNSRSASEVESKSNLKNNLRISTKTAESVMSKTEHIDSIEYIANVNINKNVLYHDIGDVDVERIMMVGDKNEQSRSNCLATSSVAKSVSENVVEQISSVTDSTSIIVSHIQSSETKDDKNSPSGMVYVNTNSSCSNININTDQEIEDRKLKKKRKRLKYDADEDDDENVKEDSSEDIVDDFVHKHRRRRHKHTNEHKNRKHHDVRKAPQDGIIVQEDKNACSTIDGTTPITIEKLQNETNVESLMSEPQRLAIKIKLCQECNNRHLQDACPLITPQYAISDSISYESWLNKHKENTEVSKAIKSDDPMSEGYGKITEDNNESDDESLLTEQCKTKMKTQKEEKQLTVDLDRPLYARDSLPECFELKITNSEHGLGIYAKNSVPMHVKLGPLVGQPVREMDIPDDFPMRHIWEIDNDGKASYISTTNPLKSNWIRYIRPAETKEERSVAVITKQGELHLVTTQNIMSGMELTYWTDSQSSAWTRKNKVDKTNCGGCNLNFAHPIYYRLHCCIFHDTNYSLTIRKYHCKVCGAAVLGKDNIMKHAAELHAGRGAYQCQYCKKFFLRLNYLEMHRTYGCAQNPQRSRPLCDFCGRKFCQPQKLKVHIKRMHNDMSEVLREFQCKLCLKLLGSRAALQRHMKEVHHKDVVGAATCDRCGKMFQNKSNLKIHMLTHSGVKPFKCKENGCKAAFTTKQCLQFHYKKVHGLTEEMMPKIERSVAYTFDAYSGGLVEDVGRGKTPRPSRKTSQQENDNKISVDDSKNDLKIETPSISTHSSIIEFGTSPTSKYKIEHNSRITTSSLPMGASMSSGLESTVEGVRTETDLYSTSRLQSKGSKKWLGEFNPPISSDVTVVSNTIPHLSTSVVTGNSYEFEDTRKEIDEKVSSSTNNTRRQDNMTQDIIENAKLGLSVYRRTESANASLLVEAALDAAERDIGAVTSPILDDNDRDTNLYSISSQLQSPLPQRSPNHLESYIQQQEELISPAPTPDSRNTPPTHLHVDYQLHRPVDYIGTPRTHNIDQYLHHEEIPRVSSPNGYIHIQQEDLVSPSGTPNPRYQDVHHHHHHHHHHHHHQVSADNLSSDEGDSVVQNLSLSVKEKSMQLDLSTSYKYDSLDQEFARERTSFEPLVLNGELQGLDMSARGFHHTFGVQIQNARYHHHHLYEIAERQSVDLSRTGSYSISPTPLPVSSQVTSGSSAAVVPPPPPPPPPPPPPPPPPPPPPPAPPPPPPPPPPPPPPPPPPPYPHSDVLRVVSLDLTPGGRHTVDLTLSRPHHLHGSGARVITSPQPAGSGNPHIVPDSVDGRILPSPPPPPSLSGYNPSYPVSPAAYHPPRPGYHHYSGYY
- the LOC126873542 gene encoding uncharacterized protein LOC126873542 isoform X4; translation: MFRHNLKCNGEEEKEMDQDKKSKTESMQTEDFIEDTREFVRRSLRKQSSGTVVESESLPVDTAQTKLSNDTDVHVRRSSRSKHHKNKAKHHKDKRKRKRRFKTESIVSPLESIKRSSSDITSGDEEQISFKKDNSRSASEVESKSNLKNNLRISTKTAESVMSKTEHIDSIEYIANVNINKNVLYHDIGDVDVERIMMVGDKNEQSRSNCLATSSVAKSVSENVVEQISSVTDSTSIIVSHIQSSETKDDKNSPSGMVYVNTNSSCSNININTDQEIEDRKLKKKRKRLKYDADEDDDENVKEDSSEDIVDDFVHKHRRRRHKHTNEHKNRKHHDVRKAPQDGIIVQEDKNACSTIDGTTPITIEKLQNETNVESLMSEPQRLAIKIKLCQECNNRHLQDACPLITPQYAISDSISYESWLNKHKENTEVSKAIKSDDPMSEGYGKITEDNNESDDESLLTEQCKTKMKTQKEEKQLTVDLDRPLYARDSLPECFELKITNSEHGLGIYAKNSVPMHVKLGPLVGQPVREMDIPDDFPMRHIWEIDNDGKASYISTTNPLKSNWIRYIRPAETKEERSVAVITKQGELHLVTTQNIMSGMELTYWTDSQSSAWTRKNKVDKTNCGGCNLNFAHPIYYRLHCCIFHDTNYSLTIRKYHCKVCGAAVLGKDNIMKHAAELHAGRGAYQCQYCKKFFLRLNYLEMHRTYGCAQNPQRSRPLCDFCGRKFCQPQKLKVHIKRMHNDMSEVLREFQCKLCLKLLGSRAALQRHMKEVHHKDVVGAATCDRCGKMFQNKSNLKIHMLTHSGVKPFKCKENGCKAAFTTKQCLQFHYKKVHGLTEEMMPKIERSVAYTFDAYSGGLVEDVGRGKTPRPSRKTSQQENDNKISVDDSKNDLKIETPSISTHSSIIEFGTSPTSKYKIEHNSRITTSSLPMGASMSSGLESTVEGVRTETDLYSTSRLQSKGSKKWLGEFNPPISSDVTVVSNTIPHLSTSVVTGNSYEFEDTRKEIDEKVSSSTNNTRRQDNMTQDIIENAKLGLSVYRRTESANASLLVEAALDAAERDIGAVTSPILDDNDRDTNLYSISSQLQSPLPQRSPNHLESYIQQQEELISPAPTPDSRNTPPTHLHVDYQLHRPVDYIGTPRTHNIDQYLHHEEIPRVSSPNGYIHIQQEDLVSPSGTPNPRYQDVHHHHHHHHHHHHHQVSADNLSSDEGDSVVQNLSLSVKEKSMQLDLSTSYKYDSLDQEFARERTSFEPLVLNGELQGLDMSARGFHHTFGVQIQNARYHHHHLYEIAERQSVDLSRTGSYSISPTPLPVSSQVTSGSSAAVVPPPPPPPPPPPPPPPPPPPPPPAPPPPPPPPPPPPPPPPPPPYPHSDVLRVVSLDLTPGGRHTVDLTLSRPHHLHGSGARVITSPQPAGSGNPHIVPDSVDGRILPSPPPPPSLSGYNPSYPVSPAAYHPPRPGYHHYSGYY
- the LOC126873542 gene encoding uncharacterized protein LOC126873542 isoform X1, which produces MPKKSTRHVRESGLTRSSYHKSNNLGTTSEPKTKHFLSVRIGLTNGKRWLSLKKRLGLSTDEDVAVYLLDLAESVSRHNLKCNGEEEKEMDQDKKSKTESMQTEDFIEDTREFVRRSLRKQSSGTVVESESLPVDTAQTKLSNDTDVHVRRSSRSKHHKNKAKHHKDKRKRKRRFKTESIVSPLESIKRSSSDITSGDEEQISFKKDNSRSASEVESKSNLKNNLRISTKTAESVMSKTEHIDSIEYIANVNINKNVLYHDIGDVDVERIMMVGDKNEQSRSNCLATSSVAKSVSENVVEQISSVTDSTSIIVSHIQSSETKDDKNSPSGMVYVNTNSSCSNININTDQEIEDRKLKKKRKRLKYDADEDDDENVKEDSSEDIVDDFVHKHRRRRHKHTNEHKNRKHHDVRKAPQDGIIVQEDKNACSTIDGTTPITIEKLQNETNVESLMSEPQRLAIKIKLCQECNNRHLQDACPLITPQYAISDSISYESWLNKHKENTEVSKAIKSDDPMSEGYGKITEDNNESDDESLLTEQCKTKMKTQKEEKQLTVDLDRPLYARDSLPECFELKITNSEHGLGIYAKNSVPMHVKLGPLVGQPVREMDIPDDFPMRHIWEIDNDGKASYISTTNPLKSNWIRYIRPAETKEERSVAVITKQGELHLVTTQNIMSGMELTYWTDSQSSAWTRKNKVDKTNCGGCNLNFAHPIYYRLHCCIFHDTNYSLTIRKYHCKVCGAAVLGKDNIMKHAAELHAGRGAYQCQYCKKFFLRLNYLEMHRTYGCAQNPQRSRPLCDFCGRKFCQPQKLKVHIKRMHNDMSEVLREFQCKLCLKLLGSRAALQRHMKEVHHKDVVGAATCDRCGKMFQNKSNLKIHMLTHSGVKPFKCKENGCKAAFTTKQCLQFHYKKVHGLTEEMMPKIERSVAYTFDAYSGGLVEDVGRGKTPRPSRKTSQQENDNKISVDDSKNDLKIETPSISTHSSIIEFGTSPTSKYKIEHNSRITTSSLPMGASMSSGLESTVEGVRTETDLYSTSRLQSKGSKKWLGEFNPPISSDVTVVSNTIPHLSTSVVTGNSYEFEDTRKEIDEKVSSSTNNTRRQDNMTQDIIENAKLGLSVYRRTESANASLLVEAALDAAERDIGAVTSPILDDNDRDTNLYSISSQLQSPLPQRSPNHLESYIQQQEELISPAPTPDSRNTPPTHLHVDYQLHRPVDYIGTPRTHNIDQYLHHEEIPRVSSPNGYIHIQQEDLVSPSGTPNPRYQDVHHHHHHHHHHHHHQVSADNLSSDEGDSVVQNLSLSVKEKSMQLDLSTSYKYDSLDQEFARERTSFEPLVLNGELQGLDMSARGFHHTFGVQIQNARYHHHHLYEIAERQSVDLSRTGSYSISPTPLPVSSQVTSGSSAAVVPPPPPPPPPPPPPPPPPPPPPPAPPPPPPPPPPPPPPPPPPPYPHSDVLRVVSLDLTPGGRHTVDLTLSRPHHLHGSGARVITSPQPAGSGNPHIVPDSVDGRILPSPPPPPSLSGYNPSYPVSPAAYHPPRPGYHHYSGYY
- the LOC126873542 gene encoding uncharacterized protein LOC126873542 isoform X2, which translates into the protein MPKKSTRHVRESGLTRSSYHKSNNLGTTSEPKTKHFLSVRIGLTNGKRWLSLKKRLGLSTDEDVAVYLLDLAESVSRHNLKCNGEEEKEMDQDKKSKTESMQTEDFIEDTREFVRRSLRKQSSGTVVESESLPVDTAQTKLSNDTDVHVRRSSRSKHHKNKAKHHKDKRKRKRRFKTESIVSPLESIKRSSSDITSGDEEQISFKKDNSRSASEVESKSNLKNNLRISTKTAESVMSKTEHIDSIEYIANVNINKNVLYHDIGDVDVERIMMVGDKNEQSRSNCLATSSVAKSVSENVVEQISSVTDSTSIIVSHIQSSETKDDKNSPSGMVYVNTNSSCSNININTDQEIEDRKLKKKRKRLKYDADEDDDENVKEDSSEDIVDDFVHKHRRRRHKHTNEHKNRKHHDVRKAPQDGIIVQEDKNACSTIDDSISYESWLNKHKENTEVSKAIKSDDPMSEGYGKITEDNNESDDESLLTEQCKTKMKTQKEEKQLTVDLDRPLYARDSLPECFELKITNSEHGLGIYAKNSVPMHVKLGPLVGQPVREMDIPDDFPMRHIWEIDNDGKASYISTTNPLKSNWIRYIRPAETKEERSVAVITKQGELHLVTTQNIMSGMELTYWTDSQSSAWTRKNKVDKTNCGGCNLNFAHPIYYRLHCCIFHDTNYSLTIRKYHCKVCGAAVLGKDNIMKHAAELHAGRGAYQCQYCKKFFLRLNYLEMHRTYGCAQNPQRSRPLCDFCGRKFCQPQKLKVHIKRMHNDMSEVLREFQCKLCLKLLGSRAALQRHMKEVHHKDVVGAATCDRCGKMFQNKSNLKIHMLTHSGVKPFKCKENGCKAAFTTKQCLQFHYKKVHGLTEEMMPKIERSVAYTFDAYSGGLVEDVGRGKTPRPSRKTSQQENDNKISVDDSKNDLKIETPSISTHSSIIEFGTSPTSKYKIEHNSRITTSSLPMGASMSSGLESTVEGVRTETDLYSTSRLQSKGSKKWLGEFNPPISSDVTVVSNTIPHLSTSVVTGNSYEFEDTRKEIDEKVSSSTNNTRRQDNMTQDIIENAKLGLSVYRRTESANASLLVEAALDAAERDIGAVTSPILDDNDRDTNLYSISSQLQSPLPQRSPNHLESYIQQQEELISPAPTPDSRNTPPTHLHVDYQLHRPVDYIGTPRTHNIDQYLHHEEIPRVSSPNGYIHIQQEDLVSPSGTPNPRYQDVHHHHHHHHHHHHHQVSADNLSSDEGDSVVQNLSLSVKEKSMQLDLSTSYKYDSLDQEFARERTSFEPLVLNGELQGLDMSARGFHHTFGVQIQNARYHHHHLYEIAERQSVDLSRTGSYSISPTPLPVSSQVTSGSSAAVVPPPPPPPPPPPPPPPPPPPPPPAPPPPPPPPPPPPPPPPPPPYPHSDVLRVVSLDLTPGGRHTVDLTLSRPHHLHGSGARVITSPQPAGSGNPHIVPDSVDGRILPSPPPPPSLSGYNPSYPVSPAAYHPPRPGYHHYSGYY